The sequence TGTCCTTTCGCCTTTATAATTTTCATGTGAATTATGGACCTTGTCATTGGATATCGGGGCAGATGATGTCTTTGTGTACAGCACAGGGTTCACTAAAGTAAATAATTTAGAATCAATGAAAGCAAGTGGCCAGTTTGGTTTAACCGTTTCCATGGAGAAGCACCACACCAATTGAAGAGGTGTGGGATGAAATGGAACAAATAGGCCCAGGATGCACAATTTCATTTCGTGGTTTCAAAGGATTACCATGGCATTTAACTGTTCAGTGGCCTTGTGGAGTTCCACTCGGTTTCGAACGGGTGGGGATGAAACGGTACACTCCGAGTGGAGTTTCACTCGGTTTCTAATGCTTTGGAACAGGTATGCACCGAGTTTCAACGAGATGAAACCCACCTCCCTCTttctctatctccctctctctcctcataATTTCCTAGCCATGTTAccctatggctagtaaattagagGCCATTTTTGTGATCTGATGTGACAATAAAGAAGAGCAAGAAATTAATTTATCTACTCTATTTTAAAGACTGCGGGCCACAATGCATTGCAGTCAATCCCTAGTCTAAAACATGCAGTGCCCTAAACTCGGCAATTGTCTATGTATCTAGCTGCATGATTGCCCTGACACCACACATACTCAAAATTCCTACAGAGAATTAAAGAGAAAAGTTATGAACATGCGCCAAGATCCAACGACAAGGTTCAACAACAAACGCATGGAGGAAAATTAAAAGGGCTAAAAGACAGTGATCTTGTCTGTCTCTAGGGACATGGTGCATTATTCGTATCGGCGATGGCATATTTTTGGGACCATATCCCACTGTTGGCAAATCTAAGCACATGGAATCATATCCTTTTTTGGAATTCACTACATTGTCCTTTAGATTTTATATTTTTCATGTCAATTATGGACCTTGTCATTGGATCTTGAGGCAGTTGTTATCTTTGTGCACAGCACAGTGCTCACCAAAGCTGTCAATCTGTGAATTGCTGGCAACGAAGTAAGAAATATTTAGAATCAATAAAAGCAAGCGGCCAGTTTGATTTAACTGTTTCCATGGAGAAGTGCTATATAAATTAAAGAGGGGTGTGgcatgaaataaaacagaaaggccTCCAATGCACATTTCATTTCATGGTTTCATATGATTACCATGTCATTTAAGTGTTATGTGGAGTTTCACTAGGTTTTGAACGTGTGGGGATGAAagaaaacactccgagtggagttTCACTCGGTTTGTAATGCTTTGGAACGGTGTGCATGGAGTTTCAACTAGATGAAACTTATCTCCTATCTCTCATAATTATGCCATGTTACCATTTCTGCTGCTGATATGTCACCTCATCAATTGGGAATAAAACTCCCACTGGGACTGGCCTTATATATCTTTCATTCCTAGTGCTATTAGTTCCAGGAACTACAAAAATCTTCCTACAATCTAAGACAAATCGTACAATACAACAATTAGTTGTCCAAATTGAAGTGCAAATTGCTAGCATTTGGATAGGTTATTGTAAATAATATCAAAGATAATAAGTTAGATAGCAGCACGTAGTAAGGTTTAAAGGAGCATATGCAAGGCTAGAGCCCTTTTCATTATCATATTTTAAGTACATTAACAGCTAATCAAAAGAGTAGGAAAAAAGGTACCTTGGAGGCAAATGTTCAATGTGGCCGCTGAAGCAATCCAGCTAGCATTTGTCCTGTTTGTTTGCAATCATCATCATTTGCCTGTTATTAAAAGAAAAGACTCACGAACATAAAAAAATTATCAGCACGTATACTCCCAAGTTAATTTGGTGACTCACAAAAACACACGTGGTTAGCGCCAGGCACAAATATCTGAATCATGGGCATGAATCTCGAGGGTGCCAGATCTAAATTTCAATCATTAACAATATTAAAGAATTATATATCACCAAGTTGAACACTCCATAAAGGGCATCAATTAAAAAGcaaagtaattaattaattagcatGGCAAATGTAAATTTATCAGCAGGTCATTAACAATTCAATGTAAAGAAGTCGTGGCCCCATACAAAAATCATCTCTTCTAACAGTTTGCATATACATGCTTTAAAAAAATTCTAAAGAACCGAGGCACGCCAACCCATTGTTAGTGCGTGTGTACCACAAGTGCGTGTGTACCACTAGCATTGTCCTGTTTGGTTGGAATCATCATCAATCGCATGTTATTAAAAGAAAAGACTCATGAGCATAACATTATCAGTAGATATACTCCAGAGTTAACTTGGTGAAAGTTGACAAAAGGAAGATTATatctttttatcctcaattatTTGTGATGAAAATCCTCTTCCAGCAAGTAATATCAAAAGACTGAAAACATTCTGATAGATAACTGATCTTTCATCAGGTCAACCGTGTAAGCAAAAAAGTCAAGAGGAAAAGCATTACGTTCAATGATATATGCTTCACGCAACCCTCAGAGGAGTTCCACATACAAAtgcaaagcaaaaaaaaaaaggaaATACTTCTCAGAAAAAGAATGCTTGATACCCAATCAATATTCATGCCGTGTTTATAGAGAGAGATGAGTAGGAACTCAATTAATTAACATGCTAAAAAGCAAAGAAGTAAGCAATTAAACAGCAAAGAAGTAACCAATTAGTTAACATGATAAAAAGTAAATTAGTAAAAAAATTAATTAGCATGGTAAAAAGTAAAGAAGTAATCAATTAAAAAGAAAAGAGTAACCAATTAAAAAGCAAAGAAGTAACCAATTAATTAACATGGTAAATGTGAAATTGTTGGAATGTCATTCACAACTCAGTGTGAAGTAGTCGTGGTCACGTGCATTGGCACGGGTTGCATATATACTCAAATAGTAACGTAGAAACATGCAGAGAGTATTATAATTGGAAGTGTCATCTTTTCAATAAGAAATATTGTATTATATGGCTTATTGGATGGTCAATAACTTATTTGGCTTTGCAACACACGTACGGAAAAGCAAGGTAAGTGCAAATAAGTATTTTTCTAGAGATGTTGTGTGGCTGGAGTGAATACATGTTACGGCCGTGTTGTAAGCTCAGCCAGTGGTGGAAAACTGCACGAGACACTTGACATAATTGATGGAGAGCTTGAGGCTGTGCTTATATAGATAGAGATGAGTAGGACGTAGGAACCCAAACCCAGCCCAGCTTCCTGATCAGTTGTGTGGACCACATGGCTCTTGAAGCAGCCTTCCACTACCTGCAGCTCGCCGGCGTCCATGGCACATCCACGCCGGCACTACTGCTCACCGTTCTCCTGCTACTCATCATTCGACTAGCATGGGTGAGGACCACAACGGTGTCAACAAGATTcggcaagcagcagcagctcccgCCTTCACCTCCAGGCAAGCTGCCCATCATcggccacctccacctcctcggcTCCCAGACACACATATCCATCCGGGACCTCGATGCCAAGCATGGCCGCAATGGCCTCTTGCTCCTCCGCATCGGTGCCGTACCCACCTTGTTCGTGTCCTCGCCGAGCGCCGCCGAGGCCGTCCTGCGCACCCACGACCAAATCTTTGCGTCGCGGCCGCCATCCATGGCCGCCGACATCATTCGCTACGGCCCGACAGACATCGCGTTTGCACCCTATGGTGAGTACTGGCGGCAGGCCAGGAAGCTGTTAACCACGCATATGCTCAGCGCCAAGGTGGTGCACTCCTTCCGCCATGGTCGTCAGGAAGAGGTAAAAACTTATCCTCATGTGCATGTGTGCGACGAAATATCAACCATTAGTCCGTCACTCGTCATTGGACTCGCCAATTGCTGCAGGTGCGCCTTGTTATCAACAAGATCCGTGAGGCGGCCACCAGAGGCACGGTGGTGGACATGAGCGACCTCCTGTCCGGCTACACCAACGACGTCGTGTGCCGTGCGGTCCTCGGAGAATCCCACCGCAAGGCAGGCCGGAACAGGCTTTTCAGCGAGCTCACAGAGATCAACGTCTCCCTTCTCGGCGGGTTCAGCCTCGAGAATTACATCCCCCCAAACATGGTAATGGCGGATGTGCTCTTGAGGCTGGTTTCCGTCAAGGCTCAACGACTCAACAAGAGGTGGGACGACTTGTTCAACGAGATCATTGAGGAACACCTGCACCCCAGCAAACCATCATCCGGCGAGCAGCAAGCAGCAGATTTCA comes from Triticum aestivum cultivar Chinese Spring chromosome 5B, IWGSC CS RefSeq v2.1, whole genome shotgun sequence and encodes:
- the LOC123110087 gene encoding indolin-2-one monooxygenase, producing the protein MALEAAFHYLQLAGVHGTSTPALLLTVLLLLIIRLAWVRTTTVSTRFGKQQQLPPSPPGKLPIIGHLHLLGSQTHISIRDLDAKHGRNGLLLLRIGAVPTLFVSSPSAAEAVLRTHDQIFASRPPSMAADIIRYGPTDIAFAPYGEYWRQARKLLTTHMLSAKVVHSFRHGRQEEVRLVINKIREAATRGTVVDMSDLLSGYTNDVVCRAVLGESHRKAGRNRLFSELTEINVSLLGGFSLENYIPPNMVMADVLLRLVSVKAQRLNKRWDDLFNEIIEEHLHPSKPSSGEQQAADFIDLLLSLKEEYGLTTDNIKAILVDMFEAGIETSYLTLEYGMAELMNNRHILKKLQEEVRSQGKKLDMITEEDLSSMAYLRATIKETLRMHPPAPFLLPHFSTADCKVDGYLIPANTRVLVNAWALGRDPSSWERPDDFWPERFLQDQAGDVDTQMRGKDLRFLPFGFGRRICPGMNFGFATMEVMLANLMYHFDWDVPNMMGTGAGVDMAESFGLTLRRKEKLQLVAQIP